In Leptospira harrisiae, a genomic segment contains:
- a CDS encoding 3'(2'),5'-bisphosphate nucleotidase CysQ: MEEKDFREVWQWVLSVGDSILAIYKSDFQIRDKGGNDPVTEADLFASEFLFEKISARFPNHGFLSEEKTDTNRRLDKEWVWILDPIDGTREFVKKNDQFALSLGLVRNGEAVWGVVFNPATGEFFSKIRNTFFAKLQPPFATEENFRTLVVESSSVLHPLEESKPVTNKPVLLVSLSEMKEGLFADSFWQEDFEIRSMGSIAYKLGLLSAGFIDLIVSLKPKNEWDICGGIALLDEENFTCFPLKDKGYLFNQSNTLSYGLVAGKKTAIHYLESKIDMHQLSLKVKERW, translated from the coding sequence ATGGAAGAAAAAGATTTTAGGGAAGTTTGGCAGTGGGTATTATCAGTTGGAGATTCCATATTAGCCATTTACAAATCAGACTTTCAAATTCGCGACAAAGGTGGCAATGATCCTGTCACGGAAGCTGATCTATTTGCGAGTGAATTTCTTTTTGAAAAAATCTCCGCACGTTTTCCAAACCACGGTTTTTTATCGGAAGAGAAAACAGATACAAACAGGCGTTTGGATAAAGAATGGGTTTGGATTTTAGATCCCATTGACGGAACTCGAGAATTTGTTAAAAAAAATGACCAGTTTGCGTTGAGTTTGGGGCTTGTTCGAAATGGTGAAGCAGTTTGGGGAGTGGTTTTTAATCCTGCGACTGGAGAATTTTTTTCCAAAATTAGAAATACTTTTTTTGCTAAATTGCAACCTCCCTTTGCTACAGAGGAGAATTTTAGAACTTTAGTTGTTGAAAGTAGTTCCGTATTGCATCCGTTAGAGGAATCAAAACCAGTTACCAATAAACCAGTTTTACTTGTTTCTCTGTCTGAGATGAAAGAAGGATTGTTTGCCGATTCATTTTGGCAGGAAGATTTTGAAATTCGTTCTATGGGTAGTATTGCTTACAAGTTAGGACTACTATCTGCAGGATTTATTGACCTAATTGTTTCCTTAAAACCCAAAAACGAATGGGATATTTGTGGTGGAATTGCCCTCTTGGATGAGGAGAATTTTACTTGTTTTCCTTTAAAAGACAAAGGTTATCTTTTTAACCAATCCAATACCTTATCGTATGGGTTGGTTGCTGGAAAAAAAACAGCCATACATTATTTAGAATCCAAAATAGATATGCACCAATTATCGCTCAAGGTAAAGGAACGATGGTAA
- a CDS encoding ATP-dependent helicase yields MELVGLNSEQKKAVESVEGPLLILAGAGSGKTRVITYRIANLILNHKVYPNQILAVTFTNKAAEEMRSRCRSLLPEGNGEPLVRTFHSLCLYLLRREGKALGIGNNFTVYDSDMQESLIKEILKSKDMDTKEFRPSSLANIFSSTKDSFMTAEEYAKKKADDSYTKTIASVFIEYEKRKDLRNALDFGDLILKTVILFRDFPVILEKYQRLWKYIMVDEYQDTNKIQYHLVQSLSSFHKNLCVVGDDDQSIYSWRGADISNILNFKKDYPDAVVVKLEENYRSTKTIIETAAALIANNKQRTNKTLRTENPLGDKIKLTSYQNEIEEAEGIVQKIQAGVRRGQKYSNFAVFYRTNSQSRYFEEALRKKAIPYKIFGGFRFFDRKEVKDLIAYLSVVVNPVDSTSLLRIINSPPRGIGDTTVNRLLSYSVSEGLSLFECLGKSVPEIKKGTLQKLSSLYRMFDSSMEDLGKKTPSEIAYDVLEHSGYREFLENEGTEDSFSRLSNLNEFVNALKEFEDNNPEATLEEYLGNISLITSEDNTKDLPDYVILMTVHNAKGLEFHHVFMAGMEEGTFPHFLSIDSVDGLEEERRLAYVAITRARKHLEISFSRFTRKFGEVEARLPSQFLEELPSEFVEGEFTENRYGVRRPEFTPRAERFHKVEEKFETVLAKAGDGDFQVGTKVRHKVYGDGRILSISGSGDNRKVEVRFGSHLDKKFLLAYTPLEIIS; encoded by the coding sequence GTGGAGTTAGTTGGGTTAAATTCTGAACAAAAAAAAGCGGTTGAATCGGTAGAAGGACCGCTTCTCATTTTAGCTGGTGCAGGTTCAGGTAAAACTAGGGTGATCACCTATAGAATTGCCAATCTTATTCTCAATCATAAAGTTTATCCGAATCAAATCCTTGCCGTTACGTTTACGAACAAAGCTGCAGAAGAAATGCGCAGTCGTTGCCGGAGTTTGTTGCCAGAAGGGAACGGAGAGCCGTTGGTTCGCACCTTCCATTCCCTTTGTTTGTATTTACTTCGAAGGGAAGGTAAGGCTTTAGGAATCGGAAATAACTTTACCGTTTATGACAGCGATATGCAGGAATCGCTGATCAAAGAAATTTTAAAGTCCAAAGATATGGATACAAAAGAGTTTCGCCCTTCGAGCCTTGCCAATATTTTTTCTTCAACAAAAGATTCCTTTATGACTGCCGAGGAATATGCAAAAAAGAAAGCAGATGATTCTTATACAAAAACTATTGCTTCCGTTTTTATAGAATATGAAAAACGAAAAGACTTACGAAATGCTTTAGATTTTGGTGATTTGATTTTAAAAACAGTCATTTTATTTCGCGATTTCCCAGTCATTTTGGAAAAATACCAAAGGCTTTGGAAATACATCATGGTAGATGAATACCAAGATACAAATAAAATCCAATACCATTTGGTGCAGTCGCTTTCTTCCTTTCATAAGAATCTTTGTGTTGTCGGGGACGATGACCAATCAATTTATTCCTGGCGCGGAGCAGATATTTCGAATATTCTAAACTTCAAAAAGGATTATCCGGATGCAGTTGTTGTTAAGCTAGAGGAAAATTATCGTTCCACAAAAACAATTATTGAAACCGCTGCTGCGTTAATTGCTAACAATAAACAAAGAACAAATAAAACCCTCAGAACAGAAAATCCTTTGGGGGATAAAATTAAACTCACTTCCTACCAGAATGAGATCGAAGAAGCGGAAGGAATTGTTCAGAAAATTCAAGCGGGAGTTAGGCGAGGACAAAAGTATTCCAATTTTGCTGTTTTTTATCGAACCAATTCACAATCTAGATACTTTGAAGAGGCATTACGAAAAAAAGCAATTCCATATAAAATCTTTGGTGGGTTCCGATTTTTTGATAGAAAGGAAGTAAAAGATTTAATTGCCTATCTTTCGGTAGTTGTGAACCCCGTGGACTCCACCTCTCTACTTCGCATCATCAATTCACCTCCACGTGGAATCGGTGATACTACAGTAAACCGATTGTTATCCTATTCTGTGAGCGAAGGTCTTTCTTTATTCGAATGTTTAGGAAAATCTGTTCCAGAAATCAAAAAAGGAACTTTGCAAAAGTTATCTTCCTTATATAGAATGTTTGATTCTTCGATGGAGGATCTTGGAAAAAAAACTCCATCGGAAATTGCTTATGATGTTTTAGAACATTCTGGTTACCGTGAATTTTTAGAGAATGAAGGAACTGAGGATTCATTTTCTAGATTATCAAACTTAAATGAATTTGTGAATGCTCTAAAAGAATTTGAGGATAACAATCCTGAAGCAACACTTGAAGAGTACCTTGGAAATATATCTTTGATTACTAGTGAAGACAATACAAAAGATTTACCTGACTATGTAATTCTTATGACCGTCCATAATGCCAAGGGATTAGAATTTCATCATGTTTTTATGGCAGGAATGGAAGAGGGTACATTCCCTCATTTTTTATCCATAGACTCAGTCGATGGTTTAGAGGAAGAGAGAAGACTTGCCTATGTTGCGATCACAAGAGCCAGGAAACATTTAGAAATCAGTTTTTCCAGGTTCACCCGTAAGTTTGGAGAAGTGGAAGCAAGACTCCCTTCCCAATTTTTGGAAGAACTACCGAGTGAATTTGTCGAAGGTGAATTTACTGAAAATCGTTATGGAGTCCGCAGGCCAGAATTTACGCCAAGAGCAGAAAGATTTCATAAGGTTGAGGAAAAATTTGAAACTGTACTTGCGAAAGCAGGTGATGGTGATTTTCAAGTGGGAACCAAGGTCCGGCATAAAGTTTACGGGGATGGCCGTATTTTATCCATCTCTGGATCAGGGGACAACCGTAAGGTCGAAGTGAGATTCGGCTCTCATTTGGATAAAAAATTCTTATTGGCATACACACCATTAGAGATAATTTCATGA
- a CDS encoding LIC11625 family surface-exposed protein, protein MRRFWILGIIVLFPVTFIYGQQNSGLAEEFTKLEDYLRNPKLTDEQKKKNFEANMVSSVRSTLSKRLTNPKKDLKDLKFQDLQTERPEGTNTFFVKYKNYYFQYQFPVDPETYVTSPSEEIVLEKPEGLDLGSNAHKEEKKN, encoded by the coding sequence ATGAGAAGATTTTGGATTTTAGGTATAATTGTATTGTTTCCGGTAACGTTTATTTATGGACAACAAAACTCCGGTTTGGCGGAAGAGTTTACTAAACTAGAAGACTATCTTCGAAATCCAAAACTTACTGATGAGCAGAAAAAAAAGAATTTTGAAGCCAATATGGTTAGTTCGGTTCGAAGTACCCTTTCTAAACGTCTCACAAATCCCAAAAAAGATTTAAAAGACCTAAAATTCCAGGACTTACAAACAGAACGTCCAGAAGGAACAAATACTTTTTTTGTTAAGTATAAAAACTATTATTTTCAATACCAATTTCCTGTAGATCCAGAGACCTATGTTACTTCTCCATCAGAAGAAATTGTATTAGAGAAACCAGAAGGTTTGGATTTAGGTTCAAACGCTCATAAAGAAGAAAAAAAGAATTAA